Proteins encoded in a region of the Oncorhynchus clarkii lewisi isolate Uvic-CL-2024 chromosome 18, UVic_Ocla_1.0, whole genome shotgun sequence genome:
- the LOC139372396 gene encoding saposin-like protein 11 has protein sequence MALLQIGRQNLVWSSAANSPSDEDRRGTVTGKSTIIPRIIPRIIPRIIPTIIPTIIPRIIPRIIPTIIPRIIPRIIPRIIPTIIPHIIPTTIPTTIPTIIPRIIPRIIPRIIPRIIPTTIPTTIPTTIPRIIPRIIPTIIPTIIPRIIPRIIPHIIPTTIPTTIPRIIPHIIPTTIPTTIPTIIPRIIPRIIPRIIPPIIPRIIPRIIPTIIPTIIPRIIPRIIPHIILTIIPRIIPTIIPTIISRIIPTIIPTIIPRIIPRIIPHIILTIIPTIIPTIIPTIIPPIIPHIIPRIIPTIIPHIIPRIIPTIIPRIIPRIIPTIIPTIIPTITPTIIPTIIPRIIPRSKRKRNELFSQFQESSATYQRQI, from the exons ATGgcgttgctgcagattggacggcA GAACCTGGTGTGGTCTTCTGCTGCAAATAGCCCGTCTGACGAGGACCGACGAG GTACTGTAACCGGCAAATCAACCATCATACCACGCATCATACCACGCATCATACCACGCATCATACCAACCATCATACCAACCATCATACCACGCATCATACCACGCATCATACCAACCATCATACCACGCATCATACCACGCATCATACCACGCATCATACCAACCATCATACCACACATCATACCAACCACCATACCAACCACCATACCAACCATCATACCACGCATCATACCACGCATCATACCACGCATCATACCACGCATCATACCAACCACCATACCAACCACCATACCAACCACCATACCACGCATCATACCACGCATCATACCAACCATCATACCAACCATCATACCACGCATCATACCACGCATCATACCACACATCATACCAACCACCATACCAACCACCATACCACGCATCATACCACACATCATACCAACCACCATACCAACCACCATACCAACCATCATACCACGCATCATACCACGCATCATACCACGCATCATACCACCCATCATACCACGCATCATACCACGCATCATACCAACCATCATTCCAACCATCATACCACGCATCATACCACGCATCATACCACACATCATACTAACCATCATACCACGCATCATACCAACCATCATACCAACCATCATATCACGCATCATACCAACCATCATACCAACCATCATACCACGCATCATACCACGCATCATACCACACATCATACTAACCATCATACCAACCATCATACCAACCATCATACCAACCATCATACCACCCATCATACCACACATCATACCACGCATCATACCAACCATCATACCACACATCATACCACGCATCATACCAACCATCATACCACGCATCATACCACGCATCATACCAACCATCATACCAACCATCATACCGACCATCACACCGACCATCATACCAACCATCATACCACgcatcataccacgctcaaa GAGAAAACGGAATGAACTCTTCAGTCAGTTCCAGGAGTCTTCAGCCACTTATCAGAGGCAGATATGA